One genomic window of Bicyclus anynana chromosome 10, ilBicAnyn1.1, whole genome shotgun sequence includes the following:
- the LOC112051524 gene encoding uncharacterized protein LOC112051524, which produces MFSFGRQRVLHKCLKILRLTVVDFTSLPDIKKLNLVRTVEKTIDNNTSIFIESPIHVKVQPIDVNDLTAHNKLTMTLYSQGKDTNDFQLKQTSKRLELLNKNTTPDINDVCLIQVPYKLKVQVTTTDEASVHLGNLEAEEFVIKTQKGAVKVGDLKADNIKVETASGNVETVGRLQASNIELKTGMNGGIKCNNIMANNFIVVSHGGHISVKSCYSDNSHFTTLMGNIKLDHMHRSVKIDVIQKGNLRMTGFSGNLEASLKSGDVFMHVSQLTDKSSIFIHEKGAVELLMPDIVKNLPTTNLIAEKIKVVESILKLGRFMDDSTSKRFRYEKDPQHELNIVCKNGSIDIKETDLPFIV; this is translated from the coding sequence CATAAGTGTCTGAAGATTTTGAGGTTAACAGTAGTTGATTTTACCAGTCTTCCCGATATAAAAAAGCTGAACCTGGTGAGGACAGTGGAGAAGACCATAGATaacaatacgagtatattcatCGAAAGCCCCATCCATGTTAAAGTGCAACCAATCGATGTGAACGATTTGACGGCGCACAACAAATTAACTATGACTCTGTATAGTCAAGGTAAAGACACTAATGATTTCCAATTGAAACAAACTTCGAAACGTCTAGAACTACTCAATAAAAACACTACGCCCGATATTAACGACGTATGCCTAATACAGGTTCCATATAAACTCAAAGTACAGGTCACAACTACGGACGAAGCGTCAGTGCATTTAGGCAATTTAGAAGCCGaagaatttgtaataaaaacccAAAAAGGGGCTGTAAAAGTCGGTGACTTGAAGGCAGATAACATTAAAGTGGAGACAGCGTCAGGTAATGTAGAAACAGTGGGTAGATTGCAAGCTAGCAACATAGAACTGAAAACAGGCATGAATGGAGGTATTAAGTGTAATAACATAATGGCAAATAACTTCATTGTTGTCTCACACGGTGGACACATTTCTGTGAAGTCATGTTATAGCGACAACTCACATTTCACAACTCTAATGGGCAACATAAAGTTGGATCATATGCACAGATCTGTAAAAATCGACGTCATACAAAAAGGTAACTTACGTATGACAGGGTTCTCTGGCAATTTGGAAGCGTCACTCAAAAGCGGTGATGTATTTATGCATGTGTCACAATTGACAGACAAAAGCAGTATTTTTATTCACGAGAAGGGAGCAGTAGAACTGCTGATGCCTGACATAGTTAAGAACTTGCCAACCACTAACTTGATAGCGGAAAAGATTAAAGTAGTGGAGAGCATACTGAAACTGGGAAGGTTTATGGATGACTCCACTTCAAAGAGGTTTCGCTATGAAAAGGATCCACAACATGAGTTAAATATAGTGTGTAAGAATGGTTCCATTGATATAAAAGAAACTGACTTACCATTTATTGTCTAG